cggggtgggggtgggggggtgggatgggaagtgTTAGGTATTCCAAGGTCCAAAAGAAAATAAGCCTTGTTCTGCTCCACACCAGACAGACCTGACCCTGATCTGTGTTGGGGGCCAAGGGAGAGGGGCAGAGGGCTCTCACAGCTCTGGGGTCTGATGGACAAGACTGGGGCCTGGAACTCAGGCCCAGGCCGGCCTTAACATATTTCCTGCCCTGGGCCCCTGAAAGTTTTGAGTTGAAAAGCAAACTGATAACAACAACTGCAAACTTAACAACTACCTACTATGCACCAGACACTGTCCTAAAcactctacattttttttttttttgactgcgtggcatgtgggatcttggttccgcgaccagggatcaaacccaggccccttgcattggaagtgtggggtcttaaccattggaccacccgggaagtccagCACTCTATAATAGCTTACTTAAACCTTACAACCCTACTAAGTAGataccattattttcattttagatgaggaaatggaggtacagagagataaaaatataatGCACATCGtgttgcatgctaagttgcttcagttgtgtccaactctttgcaaccctatggactgtagcccatcaggctcctctgtccatgggattctccagataagaatattggagtggattgccatgccctcctccaggggatcttccccacccagggatcaaagctgtgtgtcttatgtctcctgcatcgggaggcgggttctttaccactaacactacctgagaagccccataaTGAACATCATCTAGTACCAAAGATGGCATCTGAGCCCAGATAGCCTGGCCCCAGAATCTGGGCTCCTATCCAACACTACATAAAGCCTCTGATCTTATttagagaaggggaagggactTACATGAGATCAGACAGGGAACTTTCTAGAAATCAGATCTCTCTGCTCTGCAGGTGGGAGGTACAATAGAAAAACATGGGAGTTGGGCTCACAGGCATTCTGGGTGCCCCTCTCCAGCATGGACTGAGACAGAGCCTCCCTGGCTGCCCCAGGAAGAGTCTAGAAGCTGGTAACCGAAAGTTTTAttgagggagaaaaaaacaggAGGCTATCTTCTGGAGGTTCTGGGCCCTTAGACCTCAAGAAGTGTAGCCCCCAGGTCTGTGATCTCTTAGGAAAGAACTAGAAAGAGGTACCTTGGCCAGGCACCCTCTGCTCCTCAGAGGCCATGCTGAGCTGCAGGTTCTGTGCCCATGTTTCTAGGTTGAGACCTGACCTGTGGACTCAGAGGCAGGGTCTGTAGGCCCCATGGCCTGGTTTTCAGAGGTGGCCCCGTGGGGCAAGTCTGTATACTTGCAGGCAGAGCCACGGGATAGATGCGCTGGGTAGCGTCGCCGGTTGATATCCATCTTGGAGAGCACTGCTTGGGGCAGGTCTACACGGCAGCGGGCTGCCAATGCTACCAGGTAGATGAGGACATCACTGAGCTCCTCTTGAAGGGCTGCTCGTTCCCTGGGGGACCAGGCTTGGGGCCCAGGCTCCTCATCGGGCTTCCACTGACTGGGGACAGAACACATaagacaggcacacacacatagatgctAGCTAGGACAGTGGGTTCCACCTCTCTTAGGAGCAGCCCACACCTTGAAGCAGTGAACTCCCACCTCCTAGGAAGTTTCTTCCAGGACAAGTCAACTCATCTGGGCCCTGGACTCCTTATGGTGGGGAAGAGACCTCATCAGATGATTCATCCAGACCTCTGTGTCCCTACCTAAGCCAAGGAGAGGACATTTCACTTTTTGGGACCCAGTCCTACCTGCCAACCCCCAGCTACTTCTACCCCAGACTAAACCTTAGACCTGGACCACTGCAAAAGTCTGCTAATTCATCTTCTCTTCTTACCCtaccatcttttaaaagaacaaattacaGTTCATCCCTCCCCTACTTAAAACTCCCCCaactggacttctctggtggtccagtggttaagaatccgcctgccagtgcaggggacacgggttcgatccctggtccgggaagattccacatgccataggggcagctaagcccgtgtgccacaactactgagcccatgcactgcaactagtgAAGCTCGAGCGCCCTAGagtccctgctctgcaacaagacaagccaccacCCCTACAGAGTAGACCCTACTCACGCAACTAGGGAAgctcacatgcagcaacaaacacccagcacaatcaaaaataaaaatgatactcCTCCAACTGTGcttggaataaaatccaaactcctacCACGCCCTCCAGGTTCTGCATGAAATGACTCCTGTCTCTGCCAATGTCATTATCCACCACGCTCCCTCTCACCCCGCCTTAAAGCCACTCATTCTAGCCTCTTCTGTCTTGCAAACAGGCCAAATTgtcacagggcctttgcacttactgCTCCCTCAACCTTGAATGCTCTTCCTCCATCCATGCTTCCCAgcaggtctcagctcaaatgttaCCTCCTCAGAACAgccttctccctctttttcttctctctccttctttctcaaCACCTCGTGTTATTTGCCTCCTAGAACTTGTCACAGTTCCATATCTTTTAAAGTTAGTTCACTTATTTATTGTCAGTCTCTTTGCACTGTGAGGGTATCCATCTTGTTCAAGGCCATATCTTGATTCTAGATGACCTAGCACCCAGAAGGTGCTCATGGACTtgtaatgaatgaatggattgcCCTCCCACACATCTGTGCCCTCATTTCTCCATGCCCCTGAGACTACCCTGGTTTGATCCTCACCACCTTTTGCCTCATCTACACCAGTCTCCTCACTGATCTCCCCTGACACAATTCTCCTAGGGGATCAAATCCACTCGGCAGGTACAGTGATCTTTCTACAACTCAAATCGGGTCAGGTGTTCTGTCCAGAACTCCATTACTTCCCAGCCAAATCCTACCATTCTGTGTTCCTATCCTACCCATCTCCTCCGCAGCCACAAGAGATATATGTATTGAGTACTTAATGTGTCAGGTACTTGGGACACACCAGAGAACAAGACAGATACAAAATCCTTGCCCTTTGTCAAGAAACTTACACTAAAGGAATCTTACATAATCACTGAAATCCTACATTCTCACTGAATTTAACTTGCCCTTTTCCATCTCACTACCTGTGCAAATGTGGTTCCCCCTCTCTGGAATGCCTTCTATAGAAGACCAGCCTTTCTACCCCAGAGGCAGAGGTAAAGGAAGGTTCCCACCACCCCTTCTCAGACCTGGGTCTGCCTTGCTGTTTTTACACCTTTCTCCCCCAGGAGACTGGGAGCCCCTAGAGGGCAGCAGACCCATAAGTCATCTCTCTGAATGCCCAGCAACCaggtacagaagagcctggtagtgAGGAGCAGAAACTGGATCCATGGATATTTGATGGTCAAATgaatcctcccctcccctcccctcctcaacACAGACTCTTCCAGAAAGCCTGTCATCTACTCACAAGAGCTCTGCCAGctcccccacttcccccaccAAGGCCAGGAGGAGGTTCCGAGGCTGATGGAATTGCTCCCAGTCTCGTTCAGCAGCGAACTCAGCATGGAGACGGCGGCTGGAATGGGAGAAAGGGGTAGAAGCCCAGGTCCCAAGGttaggggatgggggaggagatGTAAGGCCCTGGCAGGTACTCAGTGAGATGCAATGGGAGCATGCAAGTCAGAGAGGATTCTGCAACTAATTCTTTGGCTGGCCTAAACAAGTCATCTCTTTTTTAGAGgatttggttttctcatctgtaaaatgggtgcatCCTTACAGACCCGAAACTATCGAAATCTAATAATATCCCCATTTTCATTATTCCACTTCTTGTTGCTGCTTCTGCAGTTTTCCTCCACCCGGAATAACCCTGTCTCTGCATATCTAAATCCTATTGATTTTACAGAATGCAGCCCCAGGACACTTCCCCCAAGAAGCCCTCCTGGATTTCCTCCAGAAAGAAATGTCTTCGACGTCTCAACACTACATCTGCTCCCATCCTACCTCCCGCTCCTGGAGGACTGAGGCAGGGCAGAAGCATCACCGTACTCCGGTATGTCCCTGCCTCAGATGTGTATAGTTAagcccattttgcagaggagaaGGTTAGAAGTTTCGCCTGGGGTCAACCCCCCGAACTAGAACCTGAGCACAGCTACTAGCCTTTTTTTCCGAACACGTGGAGGGACCCTCCCCGAAAGGAGGCAGTAAGGGCGATCTCCCCAGCTCAGGCTGGGCAAGGACGGCTTACATGTCCTCGAGCGTTGGTTCCGAGCTGAAGCTGAAGGAGCCGGGAGCAGTAATGCTCTCTCCTCTGGCACCTCCACGCGTCTCTTCACTCGCGGACATGCCGCCCACCGAGCTGCAGCCGGGATGGTCCGGGAGAACCAGGAGTCAAGCTCGGAGCCCCCGCCTCCACAGCCCCTGACCAATCACAGGCGTTTGTGATTGCTTCACAGAGGCGGAGCCAAAGGAAAGACCAATTATTTATGTGGAGTTCGCTAAATCCCTCCCCTTACCCGGACTGGACCAACCTGAGAGGACTTCAAGCGGGCGTTCCTTGGCTTCCGCCCCTGAAGTCTTGAGTCTTGACCGAGAACCTTAAAGATATAGGTACCAGTTTGGACCAGGGGAAGAGACAAAGGGCAGAGGGTGGAGAGCGCAGGCGCGTCACTTTCCCTTTGGGACGCCAGATGGCGCCAAAGCGAAATGACAGAGCGGGGAGCCTCGTGGCGAACCCCAGAAATGAGTGGTTTAAAATAGGGGAGTTTGTTAAAACGATACAAGAATGTCTCCAGGGTAAAACTGAGCCTGAGGAATGAACTAGAActagggttgttgttcagtccgtcagtcgtgaccgactctgcgaccccctagACTtccccatgccaggcttccctgtccttcactatctctcggagtttgctcaaactcgtgtccattgaggaCTTCTCTATAACctaaaaggtaaagaatctgcctgcaatgccggagacgagggttcgatccttgggtcgggaagatcctttggagaaggaaatggcaatccactccagtattcttgtctggagaatcccatggacagaagcctggtgggctgcagcctgtggggtcgcaaagagttggacacggctgagccactaacacacacacacacacacacacacacacacacgtccattgagtcgatgatgccatgcaaccatatcatcctctagGGGAACTAGGGAAGCTGTttcaattttacatatttaatcctcacagctaTTCATTCAGTCCTCAAATCAGCCCTCTGAGGTAGTTAATATTATAATCATCATCTCCATTGTACAGACACAGAAACTGAGGGATTGAGTAATTTAACAATACAGTTAGTAAAGTGGTAGCCAGGTTACAAATTTAGGCAGTTTGGCTTCTGAATCTGGATTAACTCCTACACTATATTGTCTCAAATGGTGATAAGTACTATGGTAGATAGCAAGATAGAAAGGACCTGGATCCTTGATAATACTGCTGAACCACTTATTTTTAAACAGGTTACAGAGATGCCCTGATTTAAAACTCTGGTTGTATAAGATAATAAATCCCTTTATTGGTCAAACCActtttagggttttgtttttgttacttgTCTTTGAGAAATTGGACATTTAACCTGAGTAATTATTAATAAATCAAGGGgactaggggacttccctggtggtccagtggctaagactctgcacacccaatgcagggggcccaggttccatccctggttagggaagtagatcccacatgctgcaattaaatatcccaaatgctgcaatgacagtcaaagatcctgcatgttgcaactaagtcccggcacagccaaataaatatttttttaaaaacgttaaagaaaaatcaaggggAATAGAGTACTAGGTAGAGAGAACACCAGTGCTTAAAGCAGGGAAGGCTTGGCATGTTCTAAATGCAAAAAGAGTTCCAGTGTGGCAGGAATGCAGTGAACAAACAAGGGGGAGAATGGTGGGATGTGGTGTTGAAGAACTAAAAAGAGGTGAGATCAGATCAATCAACCATcgattttatttcatattttattttatttcatattttaaatatgtgggAAACTTTTGAAGGATTTTAGGCAGGGGAGCCATATgatcatattttgtatttctgaaCCCTCTTACTGCTGTATTAAGAATGAACTGGaggagggacttgcctggtggtgctGTGGATAAGAAGATAAGGTGgtgtccatctgccaatgcaggagacatgaggtcgatccctggtccaggaagattccacatgtcgggtaacaactaagccagtgcaccacgACTGCTGAGtctgtgctgcaactgctgaagcccacatgccctggagacCACgccccacaacaagaggagccaccgcagGGAGAAGCTCTCATTCGGCAACTaaggagtagcccccactcgccacaactagagaaagccctcacaaagattcagtgcagccaaaaataaataagcaaatacttttaaaaagaatgaaccgGAGGAGGGCAAGAGTAAGAAGCAGGGAGATGAGGTACTGCAGTTTTTCAGCAAGAAATGTTGGTGAGTTGGCCTGGGCTGATGGTGGGTGAAGATGAAAAGAGGTAGATGCATATCCTAGAGACAGACCTATAGACTTTGTTGGTTTTGAACTAGTGAGATGGGAGAAAGGGTAGAATCAAGCATGGCTTGCAGGTTTTGAGTGTTGAGCAGCTTGGTGGATGGATGGTGACTAATACTGGGATGAGGAAGATGAGGTGCAGGATTGAACACAAGAGGCATCAGAAGTGTGGTTTAAGACAAAGCAAGGTGAAGACCCATATCaagttggcaggtggatttatGAGCCTAAGGGTTAGAAGCAAGATCAGGGCTAGAGATTCAGATTTGGTAGTCTCTGTCATTAAACACTACTTGAAGTTAGGGAATTCAAGAAGAATAACTAGTACAAGAATCTAAGTAGGTAAGTCTAAGATTTGGGGTACTCCGATGTTTAGCAGTTgagccaaaaagaagaaaagggcttccatggtgactcattggtaaagagtccacttgccaatgcgggagacaaaggatcgattcctgggtcgggaagatctcctggaagaggaagtagcaacctgctccaatatccttgcctgggaaatctcatggacagaggagcctggcgggctatagtccatggggttgcacagtcagacatgaccaagcgacttaACAACAAGAGAAGAGAAGGTGAGGTAGGAGGAAAATTGACAGAGTGTGAAGTTATGGACACTAAGAGAGGAAAGTGTTCCAGAGTGAGTGGACATATGATGCAGCTGAGCACCTGGGTAAAATGAAAGCACAGAATTTGCTACTGGATTAGGCAACATGGAATTTAGATATGGGAGGTGGGAGATAGGAGGGAGTCCTGGGTAACTCCTAGGTTTCTGGCTTGAGTAAATAGATAAATAGTTTTGTTATTTGCTGAAATGAGGACATAGAAGACCTGGAAGTTGTGGTAGGAGGGAAGATACTGAATTTGCTTTGGGACAGATTGAGTCTGAGATCTAGGCAAAACATCCAGGCAATGTCCAGCAGGTAGGTGGATATACAGGTCTGAAGTTTGAAGCATTGAGCTGCCCTATGGATCTGGGTACTGAAAGTTTCAGGAGCCAAGTACCACCCCTAGCACCTTCCTTGGTGTTTACTAAGCTTctccagttgtgtgtgtgttcaatcgcATCTGACTTtactgccccatggactgtagcctgccaggctcctctgcccatggaattctccaggcaagaatactggagtggactgccatttcctactcaggggatcttccctgaccccaaggtcgaacccacatctcttgtgtcttctccactagcaggtggattctttatcactagtgccacctgggaagcccagcttctCTAGACCAGAAGACAAACTCTTACTGGAATATAAAACACCACTTGGAGAGCAACTTTCTCAAGAGTCCTCTACATCGCAGATTTTTTAAGAGTCAGGTTTTCAGGACTTCTAGAGTTCACAAATGGTCCTTGGAGACTGATCTGAAGGAGGAGGAACTCTCCCTGAGACTGCCTCTGCCCATCACCCACCCCCACGCCAGGAGGTTCCCTGGCAGAGCTGTAAAGCTCTTCCAAAGCATCCTGCAGGGACATCCAAGTTCTTTGCTCCCACGACATCATCCTCTAAAGACCAACCGGGACTtctctagcagtccagtggttaagactgcttccactgcagggggcctgggttcaccCCTGGTTAGGAAATTAAGACACTGTGTGCTGGGCAGCgcagctaaaacaaacaaacaaaggtgTTTCTCCATTGCCAGCTAATAAATGTGTAATGGCAGAGTGGACAGAACTTTGTTTTTGCTGGAACATGCAAACATGTAGATGTACACATACACCCTTGAACCACTCAAGAGTTTGGCCACCTTCCCCACTAGAGCCAAACAGGTGCAACTGGTCTCAGTAAGGCTCTTTGGGGAACCTTGGAGTGGAAGTGGCTGCAGCAGAGAACAAAGCAGCAGAGGCCTGCAAACTGCGAAGGTGGTGTCAGGGTAGGGGAACCTGGGCCAGTCAGAGCTCCCAGAGACTTCAGAGAGAGATGGGAAACTAGGACTCAGGTGATTGATTGGGAACCTATCTGCCAATGGCCTTGAGAAGACCGTTTCTCATCTTTGAGCCTTGATTTCCCTATCTATATAATGGGGATCTGGCCTAGGTGGCCTCCAAGGACACTTCATATGTGTGCTAGGAGGACCAGGACAATATGTATTTTGTCCATGGCTGGGTCCCAATAATCTACttcagttctgttttcttttctttttttgcctcgCTAAGCAGTTTGTGGTATCTTAGTCCGCTGACCAgggaacctgggcccttggcaataAAAACTtagagagtcctaaccactggattgccagggaattcccagggctGTTCTTATTGGAAGTAGATCCATAGGCCTTATTGGTTTTGAACTTGGGGGTGGAAGCTATaattaaaatgggcttcccagttggtgcagtggtaaagaatctgcctgcagtgcaagagacatgggttcaatccctgggtcaagaagatcccctgaaggaggaaatggcaacctgctccagtattcttgcctggagaatctcatggacagaggattctggcaggctatagtacatggggtcgcaaagagtcagacacaactgagtgattgagcatgcacgcatgtaaaTTTTTCAGGGGCAGTCATAACAGAGCCTTTTCAGAAACTCCAGCCTAGCCCTGTCAGGCCAGAGAGTCCCCAACACCCTCAGAAGTCCTTCGCCAACCTATTTATCTGGCCATATCCCCCTACACACAGGCTGAAATCCACTCTCCCTGCCTTTGCTCACCCACTTCCCTTCTTCTGGAATGCCCATCCCTGTTCTCTGCATATCCAAATCCAAATTCCACCCATCCTGTAGAGCCCTGCTTCAAAGcctcctctaggaagccttctGAAACTTCCTCCAAAAGGACAGAATTTGGTGTTATATAGTACTTCCTTCACTCTTATTGCCATGGCACTTATCACTTCTTACTTTAATTTGGGGGAGATTGGTGACCCTGTTCTAGATCCACCCTCAGTCCAGTCTCCTGGAGAACAAAAGCAGTGTCAGGCTTTTGTTTCCCAGGACCTGGTACTTGAGTTGATCTATACATACTAATTTAGAGGAGGGTATCTCATGGGATCCTCTCCATGACTTGCCTGCCATAGGTGAGTATGGCTGTGTCTATTTTACAaacgaggaaactgagacccagagaggtctGGAGACTCATCTGAGATCATCCAGAAGGGTGGAGGCTGAAGCTCCCCAGAATTCCCCAGTGCTCTTCAGCAAGGAGTAAAGGAGGCAGCTCACATGTGCCTGAGTATCTGCTGAGGTCACCTGGCACTCCTTTCCTTCTGTCCTTCTTTCTGTCACTCTTCATCTTCATCTCTCTCTACTTtcaatttcctctcctttttattttctttctttggctccctttttcttcctctttctttctctccatcaccctttaagaaaaacttttttttctttttctttattattatttatttttggctgtgctgggtcttcattgctaccctcaggccttctccagttgcagtgatcAGGGGctattctccagttgcagcgtgcaggcttctcattgctgtggtttctctagttgtggagcatcGGCTCTAGGGTATGCATTCTCAGCAGTTGTgtcccatgggcttagttgccctgtggcatgtgaaatcttcccagatcagggatcaaacccgtgtccccctgcattggcaggaggattcttaaccactggaccaccagggacatcctccTTCACCTTTGTTACACCTCTATTTATACCTGTGATTCTGTTCTGATTTCCACCCCAGGCCTGTCACCTCCCATTACCTGCTACTTCCACTTTGCTGCCCAGGCCCTCTTCAAGGAATAGTTGGATGCCTACCTCGCTTCCAACCCCCTAACCCTTCCTAGGTTAACTAAGAGGACCAAGGCCAGGGAAGCATCCAATCGTTTTCCTGCCCTTTTCTACTGTCCAGCCCAAGCAAGAAAATAAACCAGTTAGAGAGTTGTGTTCATTGATAAGCAGAACCAAGGCCCAAATTTCTTATCCAAAGCCTTGTCTTGAGAGATTGGTGGTACCAACTTCCACCACTAGGAGACACTAAGAGCAAGGAAAGTATGAAAACAGACAGTGCAGGACTCCCTGGTGtgtctcactcactcactcattgaTTCAGTATATCCTGAGCATTTACTGTGGGCCAGACACTGTTACAGGTCCTGGGGATATAGaacatcctctgccatcttggagcTTACACACTTGCAGAAAAGgacaattaaaaagtaaactaaGAAGGAACTTTCCTGATAATCCAGTGGATGAGACTCCGAACTCCAAATGCAGGGGccctaagtttgatccctggttgggtaactagatcccacatacctcaaactaagacctggcatggccaaataaaaaaacaaaatatctaaGAAGCCaagaaagggcttctctggtgactcagcagtagagaagccgcctgcaatgcaggagacctggttttgatccctgggtcaggaagatcccctgaaagaaggtatggcaacccactctagtattcttcctgggagaatcccatggacttaggaatctggtgggctacaatccattgggtcacaaagagttggacatgactgaagcaaccgagcGTGCAGACACGCGAAAGCTAATAAATAGGATGATGAGTTGGAGAGTTGCTGGGTGTTGGCTGAGGTCagagagggcttttttttttttttttttcagagagggCTTTTATGAAGAGGTTTTATTCTAGCTGAGCTAGGACTGAGAGTTAGCCAGTTGGATAGAGAGATAGAGAACAAAGGATCTCAATTTGTTTGAAGCACCACAGAAAGGCTAATGGGCTAGAGTTCAGTGAGAAAGGCAGTGAGTATGCTGAGATGAAGTGCCTTGAGATGAAGCAGGGGTTTTATGGAAAGTAATTTGAGAGCTTTGAGCTCTGAGAAAACCTGAttgaatttatctatttattgttagattacatacattttatttttggctagaGTGGATAActgcctcattttttaaaaaatttgctaattttctatgttgttgttgctggagtttagttgctcagttgagcctgactcttttgcgaccccatggactgcagcctgacaggcgcctctgtccatgggactctccaggctacagtactggagtgagttgccatgtccttctccaggcgatcttcccaagtcagggattgaacctgcgttgcctgcattgcagatggattctttactgctgagccactggagaagccccaaTTTCCTATTAATTGTCATTAATTCTTTTTACATCTTCCGATTACCTTCCAATACAATTTTTCACACAA
The sequence above is drawn from the Cervus canadensis isolate Bull #8, Minnesota chromosome 32, ASM1932006v1, whole genome shotgun sequence genome and encodes:
- the DCTPP1 gene encoding dCTP pyrophosphatase 1, whose protein sequence is MSASEETRGGARGESITAPGSFSFSSEPTLEDIRRLHAEFAAERDWEQFHQPRNLLLALVGEVGELAELFQWKPDEEPGPQAWSPRERAALQEELSDVLIYLVALAARCRVDLPQAVLSKMDINRRRYPAHLSRGSACKYTDLPHGATSENQAMGPTDPASESTGQVST